In Solanum pennellii chromosome 3, SPENNV200, a single window of DNA contains:
- the LOC107013772 gene encoding protein DETOXIFICATION 35-like isoform X1 gives METPFLHDFSSYHHQLIGHDGDYRPVKDLKEWWIVFWIETVKLWEIGGPIAFNVLCQYGTYSITVAFCGHLGAVELSAISVAQNVIGTFSFGFMLGMGSALETLCGQAFGAGQIHMLGIYTQRSMVILLFSTFLLLPMYIFATPLLKLLGQEHEMAVLAGKFALLSIPELYSLAVTIPTSKFLQAQSKVRVVAWIGFVDLLLHALLLWLFIYVFKLGTDGAALAFNITGWADAIAQFIYVVGWCKDAWTGWSLSALNEIWAFVRLSVASAVMLCLEMWYMMSIIILTGHLKDAVIAVGSLSICMNVDGWEEMVFIGINAAISVRVSNELGLGHPRATKYSVYITVFQSLLIGILCMIIVLAVKNHLAIFFTNSKDLQQAVADLAWLLGITMLLNSVQPVISGVAIGGGWQGLVAYINLGSYYVFGIPLGYLLGYVADYGVVGLWAGMIAGLALQTLLLSFVLYRIDWNKEVEQSAERLRKWGGQDFEAEESLIPEPTKALP, from the exons ATGGAAACGCCATTTCTGCATGACTTCTCCAGCTACCACCACCAGCTTATTGGGCACGACGGTGATTACCGACCGGTTAAAGACCTGAAAGAATGGTGGATTGTATTCTGGATCGAGACAGTGAAGCTATGGGAGATTGGAGGCCCAATTGCTTTCAATGTCCTTTGTCAATACGGGACCTACTCCATTACCGTTGCTTTTTGTGGTCATCTTGGTGCTGTTGAGCTCTCTGCTATTTCTGTTGCTCAAAACGTTATTGGTACTTTCTCTTTTGGCTTCATG TTGGGCATGGGGAGTGCGCTGGAGACACTGTGTGGACAGGCATTTGGTGCTGGGCAAATACATATGCTTGGGATTTACACACAGCGGTCGATGGTTATTCTGTTGTTCAGTACATTCCTTCTGTTGCCAATGTATATTTTTGCAACTCCACTACTTAAGCTTTTAGGCCAAGAACATGAAATGGCTGTTCTTGCTGGGAAATTTGCCCTGTTGTCAATTCCCGAGTTGTATTCACTGGCGGTCACTATTCCCACTTCAAAATTTTTGCAAGCCCAAAGTAAAGTTCGTGTGGTGGCTTGGATTGGTTTTGTGGATCTCTTACTCCATGCTCTTCTGCTATGGCTGTTCATATATGTATTCAAGTTGGGTACAGATGGGGCTGCATTAGCATTTAATATTACAGGCTGGGCGGACGCAATAGCTCAATTTATTTACGTGGTTGGTTGGTGTAAGGATGCATGGACGGGATGGTCTTTATCGGCATTAAATGAGATTTGGGCATTTGTTAGACTCTCAGTTGCTTCAGCTGTCATGTTATGCCTTGAAATGTGGTACATGATGAGTATTATTATACTCACTGGACATCTCAAGGATGCAGTTATTGCTGTTGGATCCCTCTCTATTTG TatgaatgttgatggatgggAAGAGATGGTGTTTATTGGAATCAATGCTGCCATAAG TGTTCGAGTCTCTAATGAGCTTGGGCTAGGTCATCCCAGGGCTACCAAATATAGTGTATATATCACAGTGTTTCAGTCACTCCTCATTGGGATACTCTGCATGATAATTGTACTGGCCGTAAAAAATCATCTAGCTATTTTTTTCACAAACAGCAAGGATTTGCAACAAGCCGTTGCAGATCTTGCTTGGCTTCTTGGAATAACCATGCTTCTTAACAGTGTTCAACCTGTAATATCAG GTGTTGCTATAGGAGGTGGATGGCAAGGTTTAGTGGCCTATATCAATTTAGGATCCTACTATGTTTTTGGTATTCCTCTGGGATATTTGCTTGGTTATGTGGCTGACTATGGAGTCGTG GGACTATGGGCAGGAATGATAGCAGGACTTGCTTTGCAGACACTGCTACTCTCATTTGTACTCTATAGAATTGATTGGAATAAAGAG GTTGAGCAATCGGCAGAGCGCCTACGCAAGTGGGGAGGTCAAGACTTTGAAGCTGAGGAAAGTCTTATTCCGGAGCCTACGAAAGCCTTACCATAA
- the LOC107013772 gene encoding protein DETOXIFICATION 35-like isoform X2 — MSFVNTGPTPLPLLFVVILVLLSSLLFLLLKTLLLGMGSALETLCGQAFGAGQIHMLGIYTQRSMVILLFSTFLLLPMYIFATPLLKLLGQEHEMAVLAGKFALLSIPELYSLAVTIPTSKFLQAQSKVRVVAWIGFVDLLLHALLLWLFIYVFKLGTDGAALAFNITGWADAIAQFIYVVGWCKDAWTGWSLSALNEIWAFVRLSVASAVMLCLEMWYMMSIIILTGHLKDAVIAVGSLSICMNVDGWEEMVFIGINAAISVRVSNELGLGHPRATKYSVYITVFQSLLIGILCMIIVLAVKNHLAIFFTNSKDLQQAVADLAWLLGITMLLNSVQPVISGVAIGGGWQGLVAYINLGSYYVFGIPLGYLLGYVADYGVVGLWAGMIAGLALQTLLLSFVLYRIDWNKEVEQSAERLRKWGGQDFEAEESLIPEPTKALP; from the exons ATGTCCTTTGTCAATACGGGACCTACTCCATTACCGTTGCTTTTTGTGGTCATCTTGGTGCTGTTGAGCTCTCTGCTATTTCTGTTGCTCAAAACGTTATTG TTGGGCATGGGGAGTGCGCTGGAGACACTGTGTGGACAGGCATTTGGTGCTGGGCAAATACATATGCTTGGGATTTACACACAGCGGTCGATGGTTATTCTGTTGTTCAGTACATTCCTTCTGTTGCCAATGTATATTTTTGCAACTCCACTACTTAAGCTTTTAGGCCAAGAACATGAAATGGCTGTTCTTGCTGGGAAATTTGCCCTGTTGTCAATTCCCGAGTTGTATTCACTGGCGGTCACTATTCCCACTTCAAAATTTTTGCAAGCCCAAAGTAAAGTTCGTGTGGTGGCTTGGATTGGTTTTGTGGATCTCTTACTCCATGCTCTTCTGCTATGGCTGTTCATATATGTATTCAAGTTGGGTACAGATGGGGCTGCATTAGCATTTAATATTACAGGCTGGGCGGACGCAATAGCTCAATTTATTTACGTGGTTGGTTGGTGTAAGGATGCATGGACGGGATGGTCTTTATCGGCATTAAATGAGATTTGGGCATTTGTTAGACTCTCAGTTGCTTCAGCTGTCATGTTATGCCTTGAAATGTGGTACATGATGAGTATTATTATACTCACTGGACATCTCAAGGATGCAGTTATTGCTGTTGGATCCCTCTCTATTTG TatgaatgttgatggatgggAAGAGATGGTGTTTATTGGAATCAATGCTGCCATAAG TGTTCGAGTCTCTAATGAGCTTGGGCTAGGTCATCCCAGGGCTACCAAATATAGTGTATATATCACAGTGTTTCAGTCACTCCTCATTGGGATACTCTGCATGATAATTGTACTGGCCGTAAAAAATCATCTAGCTATTTTTTTCACAAACAGCAAGGATTTGCAACAAGCCGTTGCAGATCTTGCTTGGCTTCTTGGAATAACCATGCTTCTTAACAGTGTTCAACCTGTAATATCAG GTGTTGCTATAGGAGGTGGATGGCAAGGTTTAGTGGCCTATATCAATTTAGGATCCTACTATGTTTTTGGTATTCCTCTGGGATATTTGCTTGGTTATGTGGCTGACTATGGAGTCGTG GGACTATGGGCAGGAATGATAGCAGGACTTGCTTTGCAGACACTGCTACTCTCATTTGTACTCTATAGAATTGATTGGAATAAAGAG GTTGAGCAATCGGCAGAGCGCCTACGCAAGTGGGGAGGTCAAGACTTTGAAGCTGAGGAAAGTCTTATTCCGGAGCCTACGAAAGCCTTACCATAA
- the LOC107013099 gene encoding E3 ubiquitin ligase PARAQUAT TOLERANCE 3-like — MAIYFKYKSSKHCDSIPIVHPFISVWDLKLKIFESKRYGRGKDFDLLITNSQSNEQYVDEKALIAKNTSVLIRRVPGPPLLPIVIPSLTESKQVYEEESHESVRCLDFECDDFGDDVYAIPIILPVQSSNSKHDEDTKIKSSIATPAIEHFSNGYGFGRGEMEWKKPPIGYVCHRCDVPGHYIQHCPTNGDPRYDRVGVLKHNEAGVSSKGVEGLSSASSSSTESSFRDIPRELYCPLCKELMKDAVIASKCCFSSFCDKCIRNHIVCNSSCVCGARNVVVDALLPNLTLRRTVNRMLSESSNSSSEHGVSDPLPRVQDLVKVTTKTSGESVDELQQKKRKKPCDVDVVNMNWGVAAYYPAHTTGKPFRGQCDETGKAGLKRKREMSIDQFPSVVSC, encoded by the coding sequence ATGGCAATTTATTTCAAGTATAAAAGTTCAAAGCATTGTGATTCTATTCCGATTGTCCATCCATTTATCTCTGTTTGggatttgaaattaaaaatatttgaatcgAAGCGTTATGGTAGGGGTAAGGATTTCGATCTTCTTATTACCAATTCACAAAGTAACGAACAATATGTTGATGAAAAGGCTTTGATTGCTAAAAATACTAGCGTTTTGATTCGTCGTGTTCCTGGGCCACCTCTCTTGCCCATAGTAATTCCATCTCTTACTGAATCAAAGCAAGTGTATGAAGAGGAGAGTCATGAGTCTGTTCGTTGTCTAGATTTTGAATGTGATGATTTTGGGGATGATGTATATGCAATTCCAATAATATTGCCTGTTCAATCAAGTAATAGCAAACATGATGAGGACACTAAGATCAAGAGTTCAATTGCTACACCAGCCATTGAACACTTCTCTAATGGCTATGGTTTTGGTCGAGGTGAAATGGAATGGAAAAAACCACCTATTGGATACGTGTGTCATCGATGCGATGTGCCTGGACATTATATTCAGCACTGCCCTACAAATGGTGACCCCAGGTATGACAGAGTTGGAGTTTTGAAGCATAATGAGGCTGGTGTATCTTCTAAGGGTGTTGAAGGTTTGTCGTCTGCATCCTCTTCTTCAACGGAGAGTTCCTTTAGAGATATACCACGAGAGTTGTATTGCCCATTGTGTAAAGAATTGATGAAAGATGCAGTTATAGCAAGCAAATGTTGTTTCAGTAGTTTTTGTGACAAATGCATTAGGAATCATATTGTGTGTAACTCTAGTTGTGTTTGTGGGGCTAGAAATGTAGTTGTTGATGCGCTCTTGCCTAATCTCACTCTAAGGAGAACAGTAAACAGAATGTTGTCGGAGTCCAGTAACAGTAGTTCAGAGCATGGGGTTAGTGATCCTCTTCCTCGAGTTCAAGATCTGGTGAAGGTGACCACAAAGACTTCAGGGGAGTCTGTCGATGAGTTACAGcagaagaaaaggaagaaaccATGTGATGTTGATGTTGTAAACATGAACTGGGGAGTTGCTGCTTATTATCCTGCACATACCACAGGCAAACCATTTCGGGGACAGTGTGATGAGACTGGAAAAGCAGGTTTGAAAAGGAAGCGCGAGATGAGCATTGATCAGTTTCCTAGTGTAGTTAGTTGTTGA